The genomic DNA ttttttaattttttttttatcacacatcAGGGCGCTCCTATCTGAATACCTTAAATCCCCTCATCAGTTATGGAATTCCCCTGGCATAGTGTGAAAGTCCTTGGGCAACTAAACGAACAACGTCAGTTGGGTCTTCTTTGTGACTGCACATTTGTGGTGGATGGAGTAGACTTCAAGGCCCACAAGGCAGTTCTGGCAGCATGTAGTGCTTACTTTCGCACTCTCTTTTTGGACCAGAATGATGTCGTtcatcttgatatcagcaatgccGCAGGTAGGCTTGCTTTCTTATGGAGAGCTTTACATAGTCTGACTGTTATATAGTATGTTCAATTGTTTAAAATTGactaaatattctttttttttttttttttacacacacacacacatatatatatatatatatatgttcaatgTTTAACAGGTCTTGAGCAGGTTCTTGAGTTTATGTACACAGCAAAGCTGACTCTGAACTCTCAGAACTTGGAGGATGTGCTTGCTGTAGCTACTTTCCTTCAAATGCAAGAAATTGTCAATGCTTGTTCTGCTTTTCAGTCAGTGGCTGTCCCTTCATCATCCAAGCCTGGTTAGTAGAGTTCACATTCTTATGTAGGTAATTAAAAAAGGTACTGTAACAAGTTTCTCATGGATACTCTTCCTCATGTTTGTTCATGTGAAATAGTAGTAAGAGAGCCTGTGGAGGAACAACCAAGGGAAACAGAGGATGCAACATCCGAGGAGCAGCAGGAGGAGTCTCATGCCGTAGATAGGAATGCGGCACCTGAAGTGAAAGAAGCTCCTTCACAATCCGAGACAACAGAAACTCAGGAGGTTGCATGCAACACACCTGAGAAGCGAAGCACAAAGACCCAGAGAACTGTGAGCAAAGTTTGTGGGCCGTCCAAGCTCAGTCACCCCACCAGACAAAAGAAAGCAGCCAAGACAGAAATGGAGGAAGAGAAAGCCGCAAAAGAGATTCCACAATATCAAGACGACCCTTCTGATGCAGACTATACTCCCAGTCAGTATCCCTTCTATGTCCTTAGTGCTTTTGCCAATGTTAGCCATCTTCCAATACAGTGTTTATGTGATACTATGTCTGCTCTTACAGGATACTCCCAGAGGTTAACAGCTAAACAGTCTTATGTTAGCACAAGGAGAAGCAAGTCGAAATATGCTACTGTTCACCCGTCTACACAAGGTAAACATCTGCTTTATATAAGAATGGTTAGGTCTCAGTATTTTTCTAACTGTTTGCATTTTTGTTAAACAGTTGATGACAGTGAGGAAAGCGTGTCGAAAGCTGAGATCGTGGAGATCATTGGAGAGGAAGATGATGGAGAGGATGAAGGAGAGGAGGAAGTGGAGGAAGAAGGAGAAGAGATGGAGACAGAGGATGGAGAAATGACAGGTTCGGAGGGGAAGAGCCTGAAGCCTGGAGCTGAGCGCAGTGAATCCAAAGCTTATGGCTCTGTCACACACAAATGTGAGGTAAGTGACAGTTCGGTTTTGTAATTCTAAGACTATAGTGTTTAAATCTCCCCGTTTTTCCTATAAGGATGTAGCTATAAATCTAATGTTTCTTGCAGGACTGTGGGAAGAAGTTTACGCACGCAGGCAACTTTAAACGTCACATACGTATTCACACTGGTGAGAAGCCATTTAGTTGCAGAGACTGCAACAAAGCTTTCTCTGATCCAGCCGCCTGCAAAGCACATGAGAAAACACACAGGTAAGTCTTTTATACAAATAGTGTGCTTTTCTACTGTGCCAAACTTACCCTCTTCACTATCTTAATGAAGAAAAACGTCTCATCCAACATCACTCTGTGTCTACAGTGCAACAAATATGACACAACAAAACTATAAAACTTTCATTATAATGAACGAATAAAAGCAACATTGATGACTTGTGGTGTTGAacgcttcattgattataatgagagcattacagtttGTCGTTTCACGTGAATCACATGGAAGATATTTCGTTGTGTGCAATTGTCTTCACACATTTGCATGCCCACTTCTATCTCTCCAGTCCTCTGAAGCCATACTGCTGTTCCACATGTGGAAAGAGTTACCGGCAGATCAGTCTACTGAACCTGCACAGGAAGCGGCACACAGGCGAGGCGCGGTACAGCTGTGAGGACTGTGGTAAGCTTTTTACCACGTCTGGAAATCTGAAGCGGCAtcagctggtgcacagcggaGAGAAGCCCTATCACTGTGAATACTGCGAACGGGCCTTTTCTGACCCCACCGCTAAGATGCGGCATCTAGAGACCCACGACACAAACAAAGGTCACAAATGTCCACACTGTGACAAGAAATTCAACCAGGTGAGGGATAAATGTACACCCATGTTGAGGACAGAGCTACCTTTTTTGTTATTGTGGCAAAATTagtactgaattacaaatggagTTGATTTTATCCTTTGAAGCTGGGGAACCTGAAAGCTCACCTGAAGATCCACATTGCAGATGGGCCTCTTAAATGTAAAGAATGTGGAAAGCAGTTCACCACCTCAGGTGAGATTTATACACTATACtttatattagtgctgtcagttgattacagTTAATCGCATaactttttgtagttaatcgcgattaatcgcagattttgaaagagctgaaatttgattaaatatatttatccttattttcctgtcaaaatgcatatatttccatctttggaaagaaaacaaaacaatatgtaacaatgtaatgctttattaagattttccaaaaaaaaaagcctttcacagtataaagaaagaaatgcactaaaatagcacgaaactccacatgaaaagcgcttgcagacaaaaatgtctcctgCATTTTGGTGATAAGATTTGACgtacttctgtggtaattaaaatgctccttacataggctgaaaaatactctatttctatcacaagtccaatctgtgcttgttttgtacatcaaatagtgttaagagttgctttctccatcattttatcactgacagggaaacgctgctgtgtgtgtttgtggtgtgtccgtcagtgtaatgactctgggcggtcacattacaaaggttccgcacTTTCAATAAGTGTTTATTTTGGTTTatactgtattaacggtaaaaGCATTAatagtgattaagaaaaattaacgcgttaaactttaattaatcgcatgcattaacacattaattctgacagctctactttatatactttatacagtggggtccaaaatctGAGACCACTTTGAAAATGttggattcaaaatctaatttcaaCCTGTAAATAAACATAAAGCTTTAGGATTTAGAACCTTTTCTAAACATAGAAAAattatgatgtaaaataaaaaagactatatataaaaaaaacactatttctaggtcactaatcaaataagcaaattttacATGTGTAAAAAAGGTCAAATTtacttgcttccattgaagcacaaaaGATGCTCTATTAAATTACAGGCTTGCTTGAGTGAATGctgccattaaagcaaaaggaggacataccaaatactaaaaaattcaaaaaatcatgttaatttatcaattcaacttttcactcatatCTTTATGCTgacaatataatttataaataagtGTATTAAATTATATGCCTTTATTGTTGGTCCACAGGAAACCTAAAGAGACACCTGCGTGTGCACAGTGGAGAAAAACCCTTTGTCTGTATGCACTGCCAGAGAGCTTTTGCTGACCCTGGAGCCTTGCAGAGACATGTGCGCATCCACACAGG from Myxocyprinus asiaticus isolate MX2 ecotype Aquarium Trade chromosome 29, UBuf_Myxa_2, whole genome shotgun sequence includes the following:
- the LOC127420079 gene encoding zinc finger and BTB domain-containing protein 17-like isoform X1, with translation MEFPWHSVKVLGQLNEQRQLGLLCDCTFVVDGVDFKAHKAVLAACSAYFRTLFLDQNDVVHLDISNAAGLEQVLEFMYTAKLTLNSQNLEDVLAVATFLQMQEIVNACSAFQSVAVPSSSKPVVREPVEEQPRETEDATSEEQQEESHAVDRNAAPEVKEAPSQSETTETQEVACNTPEKRSTKTQRTVSKVCGPSKLSHPTRQKKAAKTEMEEEKAAKEIPQYQDDPSDADYTPRYSQRLTAKQSYVSTRRSKSKYATVHPSTQVDDSEESVSKAEIVEIIGEEDDGEDEGEEEVEEEGEEMETEDGEMTGSEGKSLKPGAERSESKAYGSVTHKCEDCGKKFTHAGNFKRHIRIHTGEKPFSCRDCNKAFSDPAACKAHEKTHSPLKPYCCSTCGKSYRQISLLNLHRKRHTGEARYSCEDCGKLFTTSGNLKRHQLVHSGEKPYHCEYCERAFSDPTAKMRHLETHDTNKGHKCPHCDKKFNQLGNLKAHLKIHIADGPLKCKECGKQFTTSGNLKRHLRVHSGEKPFVCMHCQRAFADPGALQRHVRIHTGERPCLCMICGKGFTQASSLIAHVRQHTGEKPYVCDRCGKRFVQSSQLANHIRHHDNIRPHKCHACNKAFVNVGDLSKHIIIHTGEKPFLCDKCGRGFNRVDNLRSHVKTVHQGNAGMKRLVVSEEDGEEKLLPDTPGSEFDNNEVNIVTVTTDDIVTLATEALAASAVAQLTVVPMATAVSADETEALKAEITKAVEKVQEADPNTQILYACDSCGEKFLDASSLAQHVRIHTAQALVMFQADSDFYQQYAGDGTWQTTEQVIQGGELLFRTPEEEGDEGEGTLAQSESQTEEKEEETSTQTETEEGRVESESQGQ
- the LOC127420079 gene encoding zinc finger and BTB domain-containing protein 17-like isoform X2, which codes for MEFPWHSVKVLGQLNEQRQLGLLCDCTFVVDGVDFKAHKAVLAACSAYFRTLFLDQNDVVHLDISNAAGLEQVLEFMYTAKLTLNSQNLEDVLAVATFLQMQEIVNACSAFQSVAVPSSSKPVREPVEEQPRETEDATSEEQQEESHAVDRNAAPEVKEAPSQSETTETQEVACNTPEKRSTKTQRTVSKVCGPSKLSHPTRQKKAAKTEMEEEKAAKEIPQYQDDPSDADYTPRYSQRLTAKQSYVSTRRSKSKYATVHPSTQVDDSEESVSKAEIVEIIGEEDDGEDEGEEEVEEEGEEMETEDGEMTGSEGKSLKPGAERSESKAYGSVTHKCEDCGKKFTHAGNFKRHIRIHTGEKPFSCRDCNKAFSDPAACKAHEKTHSPLKPYCCSTCGKSYRQISLLNLHRKRHTGEARYSCEDCGKLFTTSGNLKRHQLVHSGEKPYHCEYCERAFSDPTAKMRHLETHDTNKGHKCPHCDKKFNQLGNLKAHLKIHIADGPLKCKECGKQFTTSGNLKRHLRVHSGEKPFVCMHCQRAFADPGALQRHVRIHTGERPCLCMICGKGFTQASSLIAHVRQHTGEKPYVCDRCGKRFVQSSQLANHIRHHDNIRPHKCHACNKAFVNVGDLSKHIIIHTGEKPFLCDKCGRGFNRVDNLRSHVKTVHQGNAGMKRLVVSEEDGEEKLLPDTPGSEFDNNEVNIVTVTTDDIVTLATEALAASAVAQLTVVPMATAVSADETEALKAEITKAVEKVQEADPNTQILYACDSCGEKFLDASSLAQHVRIHTAQALVMFQADSDFYQQYAGDGTWQTTEQVIQGGELLFRTPEEEGDEGEGTLAQSESQTEEKEEETSTQTETEEGRVESESQGQ